The following are encoded in a window of Pirellulales bacterium genomic DNA:
- a CDS encoding BlaI/MecI/CopY family transcriptional regulator yields MARPPAKELTERELEVMHVFWKLDEATAAEVRDELARGGSDRAYTTVATLVRILLDKGFLDQQPGDRPFRYRPAKSYEEVSRRLLGDLVDRVFAGSREQLLVRLVEQKKLTAKERAALEAILNSPGKGAS; encoded by the coding sequence ATGGCCAGGCCCCCGGCCAAGGAACTGACGGAGCGAGAACTGGAGGTCATGCACGTCTTCTGGAAACTCGACGAAGCCACGGCCGCCGAGGTGCGAGATGAATTGGCCCGCGGCGGCTCGGATCGCGCCTATACGACTGTCGCGACGCTGGTGCGGATCCTGCTCGACAAAGGCTTTTTGGATCAGCAGCCGGGCGATCGGCCGTTCCGCTATCGGCCGGCCAAATCATACGAAGAAGTGTCGCGGCGCTTGTTGGGCGATCTGGTCGATCGCGTCTTCGCCGGCTCGCGCGAGCAACTCCTTGTGCGGCTTGTGGAGCAGAAGAAGCTCACGGCCAAGGAACGAGCGGCGCTCGAGGCAATTCTGAACTCGCCGGGCAAAGGCGCCTCTTGA